In Necator americanus strain Aroian chromosome IV, whole genome shotgun sequence, the following proteins share a genomic window:
- a CDS encoding hypothetical protein (NECATOR_CHRIV.G15176.T1) encodes MVRLRERERSRGVQHHPKLSSAGLEEDECRRKFSQRVSINILLPTKKRADNANSFTKCIQDAAKKKLAVSTPRKKFAFASAETRIHVQFCMCNPHYC; translated from the coding sequence atgGTACGGTTACGGGAGAGGGAGAGGAGTCGTGGAGTTCAACATCATCCGAAACTAAGCTCGGCAGGGCTGGAGGAAGATGAATGCAGAAGGAAGTTCAGCCAACGAGTGTCGATCAATATTTTACTACCGACGAAGAAAAGAGCGGATAACGCTAACTCTTTCACTAAATGcattcaggacgctgcaaagaaaaagcttGCGGTTTCAACACCAAGGAAGAAGTTCGCCTtcgcatctgcggagacaaggATCCACGTACAGTTCTGTATGTGTAACCCGCACTACTGTTGA
- a CDS encoding hypothetical protein (NECATOR_CHRIV.G15173.T1) encodes MGDTLGPSNNGEGNGHSADQSELDSFHEELEEVIRSEKSFHKFVVGDFNAKLGKATEEEYRVGRFGLGDRNENCNRLAGLLSAARLFHGNSLSMKKDHRKWKWESPSGATRAEIDHILTNRRWCLLDVSLVPSFCSGSDHRLLLTKIRLSHTIEKNICYRQQRRKEVVYDDCVLEDSLSQGDWHIEEDTNVDCEMLLRELEACAERASKPRTTNLDRISKTTKELLERKKGFEA; translated from the exons ATGGGTGATACTCTTGGTCCGAGTAACAATGGTGAAGGGAATGGACACT CAGCTGATCAATCCGAATTGGACTCGTTtcacgaggagctggaggaagtaatccgcagCGAGAAGTCCTTccacaaattcgttgtcggagacttcaacgcaaaactaggaaaggccacagaagaggaatacagggtcggaagatttggactaggggaccggaatgaaaactgcaatcgtctcgccgggctatTGTctgccgctcgcctctttcatgggaactctctttccatgaaaaaagatcatcgtaaGTGGAAATGGGAGTCGCCCagtggcgcgactcgtgcggagatcgaccacatactcaccaaccggaggtggtgtctacttgacgtctcattagtaccatccttttgtagtggttctgatcaccgtctgcTTCTtacgaaaatacgacttagccacacgattgaaaagaacatctgctatcgtcaacagaggagaaaagaagtcgtctacgacgactgcgtactcgaggactccttgtcccaaggtgactggcacatcgaggaggacacAAACGTGGACtgcgagatgctgctcagagaaTTAgaagcctgtgctgagcgcgcctcgaagccgcgcacgacaaacttggatcgaatttcgaagaccaccaaggaattgttggaaagaaagaagggctttgaggcttga
- a CDS encoding hypothetical protein (NECATOR_CHRIV.G15175.T1) produces MKRCLPVLNTANGVAVEVATLPIWRGHFNALLNLQAPSVSELVHAQRPTYIAVSEEAPTESVVLVCMRKMMKAKSGGDDGISAECSNLFLVLGFVG; encoded by the coding sequence ATGAAGAGGTGTTTGCCTGTTCTGAACACTGCCAACGGAGTCGCTGTCGAGGTGGCAACCCTGCCCATCTGGAGAGGACATTTCAACGCCTTGCTTAACCTGCAAGCGCCGTCAGTCTCTGAACTCGTGCACGCCCAAAGACCGACATATATTGCGGTCAGCGAAGAAGCACCGACTGAATCGGTGGTTCTCGTCTGTATgcgaaaaatgatgaaagcaaaatctggtggagacgatggAATCAGCGCAGAATGCTCAAATCTATTCCTCGTTCTAGGATTCGTGGGATAa
- a CDS encoding hypothetical protein (NECATOR_CHRIV.G15172.T2), which produces MNQMRALLVLLAFLALTFAQMTFTDQWNKRSAPYEPLASLKTTGRSSMCGHRAIDEMLLQLVQLQSAEKEIIAELNACLPAKRQ; this is translated from the exons ATGAATCAA ATGAGGGCGCTGCTCGTACTGCTCGCATTCTTGGCGCTCACATTCGCTCAGATGACGTTCACTGATCAGTGGAATAAGAGAAGTGCACCGTACGAACCGCTTGCCTCTTTGAAAAC TACGGGACGTTCTTCAATGTGCGGTCATCGCGCCATCGATGAGATGCTTCTTCAGCTGGTCCAACTTCAATCCGCAGAAAAGGAGATCATCGCTGAGCTAAATGCGTGCCTGCCAGCGAAGAGACAATGA
- a CDS encoding hypothetical protein (NECATOR_CHRIV.G15174.T1) yields the protein MTSYLQKERIPDQWKTSRTVLIHKKGDREDLRNYRPICLMSVLYKVFTKIIVTRISRTLDEAQPQEQAGFRQGFCCLDLVEGHKGLPGIRLPLVLTFIDYKRAFHSVETNAILSALVDQGSYVRTLANRYDRCSTKIQLFHRSLTIPIGKGVRQGDTISPKLFTAAL from the coding sequence atgacatcctaccttcagaaagaaaggatcccagaccagtggaagacctcgcgaaccgttcttatccataagaaaggtgaccgagaggaccttcggaactaccgtccgatatgcttgatgagcgtgttatacaaagtattcaccaagatcatagtcacgcgcatatctaggacgctagatgaagcccagcctcaagaacaagctggattccgtcaggggttctGCTGCCTGGACCTTGTCGAGGGCCATaaaggtttgccgggaatacgccttccccttgttctaaccttcatCGACTATAAGAGAGCCTTccacagcgtagaaacgaatgcaatactgtcagcgctggtcgatcaaggttcctatgtgaggacattagccaatcgCTACGATCGATGCTCCACGaaaatacagcttttccatcgctctctcaccatacccattggaaagggagtACGACAAGgtgatactatatcgccgaagctgttcacagctgcattgtaa